In Thermodesulfovibrionia bacterium, one DNA window encodes the following:
- a CDS encoding chemotaxis protein CheB — MRTANKSVFYIVGIGASAGGLEAFEQFFTNMPSDSGMAFVLIPHLAPEHKSLMAELLQRNTKMVVLQAEDGMKADPNCVYIIPPDRDMAILEGTLRLLEPVERRGLRHPIDFFFRTLADDQGEKAVCIVLSGTGTEGALGLRAVKGKGGLVIVQDPKTTRYDGMPASSIATGLVDYILPPDKMPGQLMSYISHAYPHPPKPEAKAESKFSEPLYKIFVLIRNHTGHDFSLYKQNTILRRIEKRMAILQVESMADYVTYLRSNSHEIELLFSELLIRVTNFFRDREAFEMIKEKALPLLFKDRAPGQPVRIWIPACSTGEEAYSVAIIVQEYMSTLKEKYKVQIFATDIDREAIDMARTGLYPNSIAIDVSNERLNRFFIKKTSGYKIREEIRQMIVFAVQDIAKDPPFTQLHMISCRNVLIYFNAELQKKVIPMFHYSLKPGGILCLGTSETIGDHAGMFSTLHAKWKIFRAKGTEAIHASPFELSTAAAPVRAAGPEAAPVIKKREEVNMGALAEKIIMYHHAPPFVIVNDKGDILYFYGKTNRYLEPHSGKASLNIIEMAHEDIRLDLRAALRKAVTLGKDITVDGLQVKANGGLHTINLEVRQPGPLQGLLMIVFKEITLPKGQKAEKAIPPSLKMKRHVAELEHELSAAKEQLQTIIEELETTNQELRSTNEELQSSNEELQSTIEEMDTSKEELQSVNEELTTINAELQLKMDEASTANDDLNNLITGTQIATIFLDNCLRIKRFTPATVNVLNLVDTDVGRPIGDFSLKLDYPELKKDIENTLKMLTLNERVVRHHEGLWYMTRILPYRTTGNVIDGAVITFIDITAQKNAEEAQKDALAYAEGIVETVREPLIVLDEGLRVITANKSFYQTFKMSQSDVEKKRIYDLGNRQWDIPALRELLEKILPKNSQFEDFEVEHDFQDIGCKKMLLNASRIHEHGKQTQMILLAIEDITGRKK, encoded by the coding sequence ATGCGCACAGCTAATAAGAGTGTTTTCTACATTGTCGGGATAGGCGCCTCTGCAGGCGGGTTGGAGGCTTTCGAGCAATTCTTTACTAACATGCCGTCTGACAGCGGCATGGCATTTGTACTGATCCCGCATCTTGCTCCCGAGCATAAGAGCTTGATGGCAGAGCTGCTGCAGCGGAATACGAAGATGGTCGTCTTGCAGGCTGAAGACGGAATGAAGGCCGATCCGAATTGCGTGTACATCATTCCCCCTGACAGGGATATGGCGATACTGGAAGGGACGCTTCGGCTGCTGGAGCCTGTTGAGCGCAGGGGGCTGCGGCATCCGATAGATTTCTTTTTCCGCACATTGGCCGACGACCAGGGAGAAAAGGCTGTATGTATTGTGCTTTCAGGCACCGGCACCGAAGGAGCTTTAGGGCTGCGCGCGGTAAAAGGAAAAGGCGGACTGGTTATCGTTCAGGATCCGAAGACCACACGGTATGACGGCATGCCTGCCAGCTCCATAGCCACAGGGCTTGTTGACTATATTCTGCCGCCAGACAAGATGCCCGGGCAATTGATGAGTTACATATCTCATGCTTATCCGCATCCTCCCAAACCGGAGGCCAAGGCAGAAAGCAAATTTTCCGAACCCCTGTATAAAATATTTGTGCTGATACGGAACCATACCGGGCATGATTTTTCACTCTATAAACAGAATACCATCCTGCGCAGAATAGAAAAGCGAATGGCAATTCTCCAGGTCGAAAGCATGGCCGATTATGTCACTTATCTCCGCAGCAATTCTCATGAGATCGAACTGCTCTTCAGCGAGCTTCTGATAAGAGTCACTAACTTCTTCAGAGACCGCGAAGCGTTTGAGATGATCAAAGAGAAGGCGCTGCCGCTCCTTTTCAAAGACCGAGCTCCCGGGCAGCCGGTGCGTATCTGGATACCGGCATGCTCGACCGGCGAAGAGGCATATTCCGTAGCCATTATCGTTCAGGAATATATGAGCACGCTGAAAGAAAAATACAAAGTGCAGATCTTTGCTACTGATATCGACAGAGAGGCGATCGATATGGCGCGCACCGGCCTGTATCCCAACAGCATTGCGATAGATGTATCTAATGAGAGGCTGAACCGCTTCTTCATCAAAAAAACCTCCGGTTATAAGATCAGGGAAGAGATCAGGCAGATGATCGTCTTTGCCGTGCAGGATATCGCCAAAGACCCGCCTTTCACGCAGCTGCATATGATAAGCTGCAGAAATGTTCTTATCTATTTTAATGCCGAGTTGCAGAAGAAGGTTATCCCCATGTTCCATTACTCATTGAAGCCCGGAGGCATTCTCTGTTTGGGAACTTCTGAAACCATAGGGGACCATGCCGGCATGTTTTCAACTCTTCACGCTAAATGGAAGATATTCAGGGCAAAGGGGACAGAGGCTATTCATGCATCTCCCTTTGAGTTAAGCACAGCGGCAGCGCCCGTACGGGCCGCCGGGCCGGAAGCGGCACCTGTCATAAAGAAGCGCGAAGAGGTAAACATGGGGGCGTTAGCCGAAAAGATCATTATGTACCACCACGCGCCGCCCTTTGTGATCGTTAACGATAAAGGAGATATCCTCTATTTTTACGGAAAGACCAACAGGTATCTCGAGCCCCATTCCGGAAAAGCGAGCCTTAATATTATCGAAATGGCGCACGAAGACATAAGGCTGGACCTGAGAGCCGCCCTCCGCAAAGCGGTTACACTGGGGAAAGACATAACTGTTGACGGGCTGCAGGTAAAGGCAAACGGCGGTCTCCATACCATTAACCTGGAAGTGCGGCAGCCCGGCCCTCTGCAGGGCCTGCTTATGATTGTGTTCAAGGAGATCACACTGCCCAAAGGACAAAAAGCAGAAAAGGCTATCCCGCCTTCGCTGAAGATGAAACGGCACGTTGCTGAACTGGAACACGAGCTGAGTGCGGCAAAGGAGCAGCTCCAGACCATTATAGAAGAACTTGAAACCACGAATCAGGAACTCAGATCGACAAATGAGGAACTGCAGTCATCGAACGAGGAACTGCAAAGCACCATTGAAGAGATGGATACATCAAAAGAGGAGCTCCAGTCGGTTAATGAGGAGCTTACGACGATCAACGCGGAATTGCAGCTTAAGATGGATGAGGCATCCACGGCAAATGATGATCTAAACAATCTTATCACCGGCACGCAGATCGCCACTATCTTTCTGGACAATTGCCTGCGTATAAAACGCTTTACACCGGCAACGGTCAATGTGCTCAATCTTGTGGATACAGATGTCGGACGCCCTATCGGAGATTTTTCTTTAAAGCTGGACTATCCTGAACTGAAGAAAGATATTGAGAATACGTTGAAGATGCTCACCTTGAACGAGAGGGTGGTTAGACACCATGAAGGCCTATGGTACATGACACGGATACTGCCTTACCGGACCACGGGGAATGTCATTGACGGGGCGGTTATCACCTTTATTGATATTACCGCGCAGAAAAATGCCGAAGAAGCACAGAAGGATGCACTCGCCTATGCCGAAGGCATTGTTGAAACTGTGCGGGAGCCGCTTATTGTTCTTGACGAGGGGCTGCGTGTGATAACGGCAAACAAGTCGTTCTATCAGACATTCAAGATGTCGCAAAGTGATGTTGAGAAGAAACGTATTTATGATCTTGGCAACCGGCAGTGGGACATACCTGCGCTCAGGGAGCTTCTGGAGAAGATACTTCCCAAGAACTCGCAGTTTGAGGATTTTGAGGTTGAGCATGACTTTCAGGATATCGGCTGCAAAAAAATGCTGCTCAACGCCAGCAGGATCCATGAGCACGGCAAACAGACCCAAATGATCCTCCTTGCTATAGAGGACATCACAGGGAGAAAGAAGTAA
- a CDS encoding sigma 54-interacting transcriptional regulator: MEKKIKNFAKLRKEAEERLKQQTERLKSISMQDVKTLAHELATHQIELEMQNEEMRRAQEELEASRSRYVDLYDAAPIGYFTFDKNGVIVEVNLTGAALLGVDRQRLINKPLSAFVIKEDLNIFREYLMETLKIEACLISEIWLKRKDGSVIFVRLQSVAVKDCSAISACCRTAISDITIRKEAEEELRKVYVELDLRVKERTKDLVNVNQQLLLEIEERKKAEGSLLQALNEVKQLKDLLREENLYLREEVDLVHSHKQIVGNSEVVRSVLKQIEQVAGTESTVVIQGETGTGKELVANAIHGMSSRKDRLMIKINCAALPPTLIESELFGREKGAFTGSLSKQLGRFELANASTIFLDEIDSLPLELQAKLLRVLESGEFERLGSSQTMKVDVRIISATNCDLGKAVFDGRFREDLYYRLNVFQIIVPPLRERPEDILPLIWSFVQEFSKRMGKRIESIPQKSVEALQSYPWPGNVRELKNVVERAMIITTGPVLLLDIPKIAQSSANHSETLEGSEKRHIIEALNTTGWKVSGKDGAAKILGINPKTLESRMQKLGIQRNKKNA; this comes from the coding sequence ATGGAAAAAAAGATCAAGAATTTCGCAAAGCTTCGCAAAGAAGCAGAAGAGCGGCTGAAGCAGCAGACAGAAAGGCTGAAGAGCATCTCTATGCAGGATGTGAAAACCCTTGCTCATGAACTCGCAACACACCAGATAGAGCTGGAGATGCAGAATGAAGAGATGCGCAGGGCGCAGGAGGAACTCGAAGCTTCACGGAGCAGGTATGTCGACCTGTATGATGCGGCGCCGATCGGCTATTTCACTTTTGACAAGAACGGCGTTATAGTTGAAGTCAACCTTACAGGCGCCGCACTTTTGGGTGTTGACCGTCAGCGTTTAATAAACAAGCCGTTATCAGCATTTGTCATTAAAGAGGACTTGAACATCTTCAGGGAGTACCTCATGGAGACGCTGAAAATAGAGGCTTGCCTGATCAGTGAAATATGGCTAAAGAGAAAAGACGGCTCTGTAATCTTTGTCCGGTTACAAAGCGTAGCTGTGAAGGACTGCTCAGCTATTTCAGCTTGTTGCCGCACCGCGATAAGCGACATCACAATTCGTAAAGAGGCAGAGGAGGAGCTGCGGAAGGTATATGTTGAGCTGGACCTGCGCGTTAAGGAACGGACAAAAGATCTGGTTAATGTAAATCAGCAACTCTTGCTGGAAATAGAAGAACGCAAAAAAGCAGAGGGGTCGCTGCTACAGGCGCTCAATGAAGTCAAGCAGTTAAAAGATCTGCTGCGCGAAGAGAATCTCTACCTTCGTGAAGAGGTCGATCTGGTACACTCACATAAACAGATTGTCGGCAATAGTGAAGTAGTCAGGAGCGTTTTAAAGCAGATAGAACAGGTTGCTGGAACAGAGTCAACGGTCGTGATACAGGGGGAGACAGGCACCGGAAAGGAATTGGTGGCAAATGCCATCCATGGCATGAGTTCAAGAAAGGACCGGCTCATGATCAAGATCAACTGTGCCGCCCTGCCGCCGACGCTCATAGAAAGTGAACTCTTCGGCAGGGAGAAGGGCGCTTTTACCGGCTCGCTGTCAAAGCAGTTAGGCCGTTTTGAACTTGCGAATGCTTCAACTATTTTCCTGGATGAGATAGACTCACTGCCGCTGGAACTTCAGGCAAAGCTGCTTCGGGTGCTTGAGAGCGGAGAGTTTGAGCGCCTCGGCAGCTCCCAGACCATGAAGGTCGACGTCAGGATAATTTCGGCTACGAACTGCGATCTTGGCAAGGCTGTCTTTGATGGCAGGTTCAGGGAAGACCTTTACTATCGCCTGAACGTCTTTCAGATCATCGTGCCGCCTCTGCGTGAGCGCCCCGAGGATATATTGCCGCTCATATGGTCTTTTGTGCAGGAGTTCAGCAAGAGGATGGGCAAGCGTATCGAATCAATACCTCAGAAGAGTGTTGAAGCTTTGCAAAGTTATCCCTGGCCGGGCAACGTAAGAGAGCTGAAGAATGTTGTTGAACGCGCGATGATCATCACCACCGGGCCTGTGCTGCTTCTGGATATACCAAAGATCGCGCAGTCAAGCGCAAATCATTCTGAGACTCTTGAAGGATCAGAGAAACGGCACATCATCGAGGCGCTGAACACCACCGGATGGAAGGTAAGCGGCAAGGACGGCGCGGCAAAGATCCTGGGCATCAATCCAAAGACGCTTGAATCGAGGATGCAAAAGCTGGGCATCCAGAGAAATAAGAAAAATGCCTGA
- a CDS encoding glycosyltransferase family 39 protein, with translation MPDRSGPALSTYFILGLIVAAGFLLRIYKLSSQSIWLDEAYSIYHSQQDFIHVVNLKDLSPPLYYLLLHFWIKLTGTSAFSIRLLSVFFGTASIYFIYLSGAHIFNKKVGIYSALLVAVSPVHVYFSQEARTYSLFFSLTLLSMYFYSKLNKAASKWIIAGYLISTVFLIYSHLYGLLIVLVQNLHQFIVNRFRLSKEVKAWALLQLIVLMFYIPRMIQLPGIISDNYHSWISRPSFLQLTYIMYNLFSGAVFSFYGLALMLICSLLVLRYKFERNTFFPLWILIPILVPFTYSLLFTPVFIPKYIYFVSFPLYIIASRSIFGMKAEIRPVLISALIVLSIAALLVQQNKTTKDPWNKAAEYIQASGRKEDKVIIMASYEILPFSYYFDQGCFHSDDLYACSNENGISPVDSLEEVKKIDKNDFWLIVSRGAYNSETRDVLKYVSDNYTETESMEYILNHNSELVNKLYKYFEQKGLIHLEFNRIKIAHFQKKEDGA, from the coding sequence ATGCCTGACAGATCAGGCCCCGCCTTATCCACATATTTTATTTTAGGGCTTATAGTTGCCGCTGGATTCCTTCTGAGAATATATAAGTTATCCTCTCAGAGCATATGGCTGGACGAAGCTTACTCCATATATCACAGCCAACAGGATTTCATACATGTTGTAAATTTAAAAGACCTTTCTCCGCCGCTTTATTATCTCCTGCTTCATTTTTGGATCAAGCTCACAGGTACCTCAGCGTTCTCAATAAGGCTGCTCTCTGTATTCTTCGGGACTGCTTCTATTTATTTCATCTATTTATCAGGCGCACATATTTTCAATAAGAAAGTAGGAATATATTCTGCCCTTTTAGTTGCTGTTTCTCCGGTGCATGTTTACTTTTCACAGGAGGCAAGGACATATTCTCTCTTTTTTTCGCTGACATTATTGTCAATGTATTTTTACTCTAAGTTGAACAAAGCTGCATCGAAGTGGATCATTGCCGGATATTTAATAAGCACTGTTTTTCTCATATACTCACATCTGTATGGTTTACTGATCGTCCTCGTACAGAACCTGCATCAATTTATTGTAAACAGGTTCAGGCTTTCAAAGGAAGTGAAGGCATGGGCCTTGCTGCAATTAATCGTCCTCATGTTTTATATCCCAAGGATGATCCAGCTCCCCGGCATAATCTCGGATAATTATCATTCCTGGATCTCAAGGCCGTCGTTTCTGCAATTAACTTACATCATGTATAATCTTTTTTCAGGAGCTGTGTTCTCATTCTATGGATTAGCATTAATGCTGATATGCTCTTTGCTGGTGCTTAGGTATAAATTCGAAAGAAATACCTTTTTCCCACTCTGGATATTGATACCCATTTTAGTCCCCTTCACTTATTCCTTATTGTTTACTCCGGTCTTTATCCCAAAGTACATTTATTTTGTCTCTTTTCCTTTATACATAATAGCTTCCCGGTCAATCTTCGGAATGAAGGCAGAGATCAGGCCGGTACTTATTTCAGCATTGATAGTTTTATCTATTGCCGCATTGCTTGTGCAGCAGAATAAAACAACAAAAGATCCCTGGAATAAAGCCGCTGAATATATTCAGGCGAGTGGCCGGAAAGAGGATAAAGTGATAATTATGGCTTCGTATGAGATACTGCCGTTCTCATATTATTTCGATCAGGGATGTTTTCATAGTGACGATTTATACGCATGCTCTAATGAAAATGGAATATCCCCGGTTGATTCTCTTGAGGAGGTAAAAAAAATAGATAAGAATGATTTCTGGCTCATAGTTTCCCGCGGGGCATATAACTCGGAAACCCGGGATGTGCTGAAATATGTCAGCGACAATTATACTGAAACAGAGTCCATGGAATACATATTGAATCACAATTCGGAATTAGTGAACAAACTATACAAATATTTTGAGCAAAAGGGTTTGATACACCTTGAGTTCAATAGAATAAAGATAGCGCATTTTCAGAAGAAAGAGGATGGCGCTTAA
- a CDS encoding PRC-barrel domain-containing protein: protein MKKLTSIIAMNIIALVLVVTGAFAADMMNDRSATTQWASNLIGTTVKNLQGETLGTITDLTISNNIVTFAVITHGGALAIGDKLIPVPMNALKITDNKNATLDASKEKLATAPNYEKNSKQWPDFSNRKYAEDTYRFYGVELYWEASDMEHMMEKEAK, encoded by the coding sequence ATGAAAAAACTTACATCAATAATTGCAATGAACATTATCGCTTTAGTCCTCGTAGTAACAGGCGCGTTTGCCGCTGATATGATGAATGACAGAAGCGCAACCACACAATGGGCAAGCAATCTGATCGGGACCACTGTTAAAAACCTTCAGGGAGAAACTCTGGGGACTATCACAGACCTGACGATCAGCAACAACATAGTTACATTCGCGGTCATTACACACGGCGGCGCGCTTGCAATAGGAGATAAACTTATACCGGTGCCAATGAACGCCCTGAAGATCACCGATAATAAGAACGCGACTCTTGATGCCAGCAAAGAGAAGCTCGCAACTGCCCCGAATTATGAAAAGAACAGCAAACAATGGCCTGACTTTTCAAATCGTAAATATGCTGAAGATACATATAGATTCTACGGCGTAGAGCTCTATTGGGAAGCAAGCGACATGGAACATATGATGGAAAAAGAAGCTAAGTAA
- a CDS encoding cyclic nucleotide-binding domain-containing protein, translating to MDDIFKSLYACMKEGDSLFNFLSDEDIRNLSAFFEIKSILAGGMLWKKEDPYDYIAFIVSGSVEIKKETEFEGRELVVGIYSKGALCILDESLRAVTAEATEDVTLAIITQKNLDKLIETNPKLGADLLKGMLHTVSFRLRKSIDRLAVFF from the coding sequence ATGGACGATATATTTAAAAGCCTCTATGCCTGCATGAAAGAAGGGGACAGCTTATTCAATTTTCTAAGTGATGAAGATATCAGGAACCTGTCTGCTTTCTTTGAAATTAAGAGTATACTTGCAGGCGGGATGTTATGGAAAAAAGAAGACCCTTACGATTACATAGCATTTATTGTTTCAGGCAGTGTGGAGATAAAGAAAGAGACAGAGTTCGAGGGAAGGGAACTGGTCGTTGGCATATACAGCAAGGGCGCATTATGTATTCTTGACGAAAGCCTCAGGGCAGTTACGGCAGAGGCAACTGAAGATGTAACTCTTGCGATCATTACTCAGAAGAACCTGGATAAACTGATCGAAACAAATCCTAAATTGGGAGCAGATCTCTTAAAGGGTATGCTGCATACCGTATCGTTTCGTTTAAGAAAGTCCATTGACCGCCTCGCAGTCTTTTTCTGA
- a CDS encoding outer membrane beta-barrel protein, whose amino-acid sequence MKAAQIWLMVFTIAMVSIASQVSASDKPSNYMVLKGGIYSPSEEYDLDNFNGGYESRLDTKTGFNGEIALGHYFLPILSVELGAGYFESKGSPSAEPGETRLKVVPVLATAKVYLPVGIIEPYGEFGIGAYFTKLEVNGNLSSFEGSSKITYGLHGGVGLNVNLTDEVFVGIEGRYLWAKPSFGGQNVNIDGFTTTADLGFRF is encoded by the coding sequence ATGAAGGCAGCACAAATATGGCTTATGGTTTTTACAATAGCAATGGTCTCTATCGCATCCCAGGTTTCAGCATCCGATAAACCATCTAATTATATGGTGCTCAAGGGCGGTATTTATTCACCCAGTGAGGAATATGACCTGGATAATTTCAACGGAGGATACGAGAGCCGCCTGGATACCAAGACCGGATTTAATGGTGAGATCGCTTTAGGCCATTACTTCCTCCCAATCTTATCCGTAGAACTTGGCGCCGGATATTTTGAAAGCAAAGGGTCACCATCAGCAGAGCCGGGCGAAACCAGACTGAAGGTTGTCCCTGTGCTTGCTACAGCAAAGGTGTATCTCCCGGTGGGAATCATAGAGCCGTATGGAGAGTTTGGTATAGGAGCCTATTTCACCAAGCTTGAGGTGAACGGCAATCTCAGCAGTTTCGAAGGTTCCTCAAAGATAACCTATGGATTGCATGGCGGTGTCGGATTGAATGTCAACCTCACCGATGAGGTATTCGTAGGTATCGAAGGGAGATATCTTTGGGCCAAACCTTCCTTTGGTGGGCAGAACGTCAATATAGACGGGTTCACAACTACGGCTGACCTGGGCTTTCGCTTCTAA
- a CDS encoding ABC transporter ATP-binding protein translates to MQIDIHNITKMYKEKRGLLSASFGVEKGELIALVGHNGAGKSTLLKILSSWHLPDSGHVLVDGIDLKNRLDVVRKIGFVPETPNLFDFFSVEYNLKIFARLFGVPFLRIEDILKEFDLMAFRNNKIQVLSKGLRQRVSIGRALLADPPVLLFDEPTSGIDFDMTKEIYRLMKDFHASGKTIIFTSHRPEEIKTLATRIIVLHQGSMVFDGSPQQYFQSEVHEKLYQ, encoded by the coding sequence ATGCAGATAGATATCCATAATATTACAAAAATGTATAAAGAAAAAAGAGGGCTTCTGTCGGCCAGTTTCGGGGTGGAAAAAGGAGAACTTATCGCCCTCGTCGGGCATAATGGAGCGGGTAAATCTACACTCTTGAAAATATTATCCAGCTGGCACCTTCCTGACAGCGGACATGTCTTAGTGGACGGCATCGATCTGAAGAACAGATTGGATGTTGTGAGGAAGATAGGTTTTGTACCGGAAACCCCCAATCTCTTTGATTTCTTTTCAGTTGAATATAACCTCAAAATATTTGCCCGTCTTTTCGGAGTCCCTTTCCTGCGGATAGAAGATATCCTGAAGGAATTCGACCTGATGGCATTTCGCAACAACAAGATACAGGTACTGTCAAAAGGGTTAAGGCAGAGGGTAAGCATCGGTCGCGCTCTTTTGGCAGACCCTCCCGTGCTTCTGTTTGATGAACCCACATCAGGCATAGACTTTGATATGACGAAAGAGATCTACAGGCTGATGAAAGATTTCCATGCTTCAGGAAAGACTATCATCTTTACTTCCCACCGGCCTGAAGAGATAAAGACACTTGCAACCCGCATAATTGTCCTGCATCAGGGATCTATGGTCTTCGATGGTTCACCACAACAATATTTCCAATCAGAAGTTCATGAAAAGCTATATCAATGA
- a CDS encoding ABC transporter permease, with protein sequence MMLRNIITLTLNDLAIAFKNKTIFLILFIPFFVFFSLKLVDVSDTDFKKINIGLIQKEMYAPVILQAIRSADRVFTVSFVSDEAEGKLWLKEKKIDGMLVRSEKYENSLDLIVLKKESMQALSIVESFSALQIAAEGHSVNWISDIKPLQKGGIEKQTLPTWILMLVLMVSFIIMPSQVAEEKEKKLLLALLQTPMREIEWLIAKLFSGMILIFIAVLFLHLMGGFDFGNVLSYAAFILAGSFCFSSYGIFLGFLCRNQASARTLGLIFYLPHLLPSALSDFSKKLTAVAPFLPSYQFFEPVRSILLDGGRISNLSFEWIYLLAVGLLTFFLAYLLMKKRWLM encoded by the coding sequence ATGATGCTGAGAAATATCATTACATTAACATTAAATGATCTGGCCATCGCATTTAAGAACAAGACGATCTTTCTGATCCTCTTTATCCCTTTCTTTGTATTTTTCTCTTTGAAGTTAGTGGATGTTTCGGATACGGATTTTAAAAAGATCAATATCGGGCTTATTCAAAAAGAGATGTATGCTCCTGTTATTCTGCAGGCAATCAGATCAGCAGATAGAGTATTTACAGTTTCTTTTGTTTCTGATGAAGCGGAAGGCAAACTATGGTTAAAAGAAAAAAAGATAGACGGCATGTTAGTAAGGTCTGAAAAGTATGAAAACAGTTTAGATCTTATAGTCTTGAAAAAAGAGTCGATGCAGGCCCTTTCAATAGTGGAGAGCTTTTCAGCATTGCAAATAGCAGCAGAAGGGCATAGCGTAAACTGGATCTCTGATATTAAGCCTCTTCAGAAAGGCGGGATCGAAAAACAGACTTTGCCTACCTGGATCCTGATGCTGGTTTTAATGGTAAGCTTCATTATAATGCCTTCGCAGGTTGCCGAAGAGAAGGAAAAGAAATTGCTTCTTGCCCTTTTGCAGACCCCCATGCGGGAGATTGAGTGGCTTATCGCTAAATTGTTTTCAGGCATGATCTTAATATTCATAGCAGTCCTCTTCCTCCATCTGATGGGTGGATTTGATTTCGGTAATGTCCTGAGCTATGCCGCATTTATATTGGCCGGCAGTTTCTGTTTCAGTTCTTACGGGATATTTTTGGGTTTTTTATGCCGCAATCAGGCGAGCGCCAGAACTTTAGGGCTTATTTTTTATCTGCCGCATCTGCTTCCTTCTGCGTTATCGGATTTTTCAAAAAAATTAACTGCCGTTGCACCCTTTTTGCCTTCTTACCAGTTTTTTGAGCCGGTCAGGTCGATACTCCTGGATGGCGGCAGAATATCAAATCTGTCATTTGAATGGATTTACCTTCTTGCAGTCGGGCTGTTAACCTTTTTCCTGGCATATCTTTTAATGAAAAAGCGCTGGCTGATGTAA